CACAGCACGAAGCCAGCGCACCCTCCAGCGTCTCCGCTCCGCCCTCCAACGCCTCCACCAAGACTGGCAACTCCCCATCCACCCCCCAGCACCCAACCTCTGGCGCGCCACCCTCCGCGCCCTCATCGCCGAAATCCTCCAACCCCACCCCGAACCCCTCCTCAACTCCCTCACCGATGCCGCCGAAAACGGCCTCCTCCTCCTCACCATCCACTGGCACCTCTCCATCCTCGCATCCCCCGCCCCTCCCCCCAAACCCTCTACCCCACCACCCATTCAACACCCACAAACCCAACCTCAACCCCTAACCCACACCCCATATGCCTAACTACCACAAAACCCTCCTCATCGCCCAAGCCCTCGACCCCATCCACGTCGGCGCTGGCGGATCCATCATGGGCCGCGTCGATCTCACCATCGTCCGCGACCCCGTCACCCGCATCCCCAAAATCCCAGGCTCATCCCTCGCCGGCGTCTACCGCACCTACCTCGCCATGGCCGAAACCGAACGCAACCCCAACCGCACCATCAACGGCAAACCCTGGCCCACCTACCCCCACTGCGCCGGCCTCGGTTTCCCACGCGGCGATTACCTCGGCCACTGCGGCACCCCCACCTGCCCCGTCTGCGTCATCTTCGGCTTCGCCCGCGGCTCCGACCAATCCGGCGGCTTCGCCGGCCTCGCCGCCTTCACCGATGCCCACATCCTCCTCTTCCCAGTCCCCACCCAACTCGGCCCCTACTGGGTCACCTCCCCATCCGCACTCCGCCCCATCTACCCACCCCCCACATCAGACCCCCAATCCACCTTCCCCTTTCCTCCAGACCACTACACCATCCTCGTCAGCCCAAACGACAAAATTAAAAACTCCCAACTCAACCTCGGCTGGCTCCTCCTCCCCACATCCCCCTACCCCGCCATGCCACAACTCACCCAGACACTCTCCAGCCGCGGCGTCCCCAACTCCATCCTCGATCACATCGCCATCGTCCCAGACGACCTCCTCCCCCACCTCATCAACACCAACCTCGAAGTCCGCACCTCCGTCTCCATCGACCCCGAAACCGGCACCGCCGAAGAAGGCGCCCTCTACATCTACGAAGCCATCCCCCACACCACTATTCTCACCTGGGAAATCATCACCAAAAACCCCGCCCTATTCAAAATCCAAAGTGCCCCCATCCAACTCACCCTCCCCGACCAATCCCCAGCCGACACCCCAGACAAAATCTTTCGCATCCTCACCCAAGCCCACCCCTACCTCGAGCACCTCGGCCTCGGCGGCATGTCCAACCGCGGCATGGGCCGCCTCCTCATCCTCCCACCCAACGATCAAACCCAAAAATAACCCCCCACCCCTATGCCTACCCCAAACCCTCCCTCACCCTCCTCACCCGCAAAAAACCTCGACATCCTCTGCGCCGATACAGGCCAAAAAATCGCCTCCATACCACACATCACCCAAAAAACCCTCCAAGACGCCCTCACCGTCCTCGCAGACCAAGGCCTCTACGCCCTCTTCCTCTTCATCGAAGCAAAATACAAAGAGATCCACGAAAAATTCAACAAACACGCCCTAGAACTCCTCACCCCCGGCATCCCCTCTCGATCCTCTCAAAACTCCTCCCGCACCCCACCTCCACGCCAAGCCTTAGACGCCGCAAAACTACTCGCCCAAAGCCCCCACTCCCTCCTCCTCGCCACCCACCTCCTCAACCAAGCCCTCATCTACGCCCGCTACCACCTCAAAGCCCAACAACCCCCTTCCGAATCAAACTCATCCTCTCCCCAACCAAACCCACCCTCTTCCCAATCCAAAAAATGAATTGGCAACTTTACCGCTGGACCTGGCAACTCCAATCCCCACTCTACATCGGCTCACTCCCAGCCGGCCCCATCAACCGCACCCGCCTCTACCTCCCCGCCTCCACCCTCCGCGGCGCCATCACCAGCCAACTCCTCACCCCATCCCCCACCCACAACCCCTACCGCCACCTCGGCTTCCACATCCTCCGCCACACCCGCCTCACCTACCTCTACCCCTCCATCCACTACCACGGCGAATGGCTCGCCTTCCTCCCTCGCTACGCCGAACCAGATAACCCCTCCCACTCCCACGGCCTCACCTGGACCCTCGAGCGCCACCCTCAAATCTCCATCCCCCACCTCCACTTCCGCTCCCTCCTCCTCACCACCATCCCCAGCACAGCCATCGACCCACTCTCCGACACCGCCCAAGAAGCCACCCTCCGCTCCATCGAAGCCATCTCCCCCCACATCCCACTCTTTAAGCACTCCCGACTCGCCCTCACCGGCTACCTCCTCATCCCCCCAGACGACCCCATCACCCAAAAAATCCTCGACCTACACGTCCTCCACATCGGCGGCGACCGCCGCTACGGCCTCGGCATCCTCCACCGCACCGAATGCCGTCCCATCCACGACCCCTCCCCCACCCTCTTCCACCACACCGCCACAATTGACCTCACCACCCCCCACCCCACCCTCACCACCACACACCTCCTCGCCCACACCCGTCTCCCCACCGATCTCCAACCACCTCAACCCTTCCCCTACCGCCCCTACGGCGCCCTCGAAGCCCTCGCCCGCTGGTCCTACCAACGCGCCCTCCGCCGCCGCCCCCCACTCTGGACACCCGGCACCCTCCTCCTCAACATCACCGACTCTTCCCCCTCCTCTCACACTACCAGACCACCACGCCTCGCAATAAAGCCTAACGGCCTCTGGCAAACCCTCCCAACCGCCTAGCAACCCGCAAGGCTGCCCCAGTAACACGCAAATCTAAGCCCCGCTTCAATATCGATGAGAGTGAGGGTCCCCCATACCCCTCCATCCCCATACCACTCAAACTCGCCACCACAGTAACGAATCGATGGCTTCGATAAATCTGGCCACTTGTTTTTCGGTATGTTCATACGTTCTGACGCTTCTTTTTTACGTATCATACACAACCTTTTTAATCGGCCGATATGGTAATGATCGGTCAATGTCATTTTTTGGTAACTTAATAATCGCAAAGGCATCCGAATCCCTACCATACGTTCGCCGAAAAAAGAGGATCGTATGCTCCTCGGGAACATCGTTATCTTTCCGAAAATCAGCTTTATCCTTGATCGGACGAATGATGAATCAGTAAACTATCGGCACCACAGCGGCGAAGACAAATTTCATGATGTGCTGCTCGACACCCTAGCCCATCCCTGCCTCCACCTGCAACGCCGCATCTCCTCAACCAATCGCCACGCACGGCACAGGATGCGAGCAGGTATCGGCGGCATCGCTTGGTTAGCATTCTATTATTTTAACTAAACAACGTTCGGAAAATGCATTCAGATAAGGCTTAGAGCATGTAACACGTATTTTTGCTAACGTGCAAGGTTGCTAAGGGCGCGATGCAACGCCCGCTGCTGCGCGCATGGTTAGGCGTTGCGGTCATTGGCGTTCTTCGATGACTCTATACTGCGCGATGACCTCGTGCCCAACGTGGAATAATGGAGGCCAAGGATGTCGATCCTCGCCCAAGTCCTCCTCTTGTGCGTTCGTCGTGAAAACACCAGAGCCTGTAAGTAGTAGAAAATCGTCTACCCGTTCTTTGGCAAAGGAAACTCTCTAGTCGCGGCTGCCTGTGGCTGGAATCTGGCTGCGAGAGTAACCATAGCCTGAGCCGCTTCCGACGCTCCGAAATGTCCCATTCATTTGACGCTCGTTGCCTAGATCAGATCGGCTGCGCTCAGAATACTGGCAAAGGCAAATAGAGTCTGCGGGATGATAAATCGGGGCTTCATGTAGATGGTGCGAGCAACGTCTAACGATTCAGCTCACCGATGGCGGCGCCTCCGTGACTCTCGAATTATCAGATGGCCTCGCGGGTAGCCATTCGGTGGATCATCTTGTTCGCATTATCGTGTTAGAATGCTTGCATAAGAATGGGATGGCCGTTCGCAGCAATGCCTCGCAGCCTAAATCTGTAATCGCTGTGCAGATCCAGCAGGAACTCACGCGCCTGAACAAAATGATTTGTGTCGTGATACATTGTCATTGATATTTTGGGTCTGTTTTGTCGGATCAGATTTTCTGCTCCAAGTAACATTTGAAACTCAAAGCCCTCAATGTCAGCCTTGAGAAACGTAACGGGAATCTTATTATCGGCAAAAAGCGAATCCAACGTGCGAATGGGTATTTCAAGGCTTCCCCTGGAGCTGACGTGTGAACAGATTTCTTCATACGTCATTCGCATTATTGCGTTTTTATGTCCAACACCAGCTTTTATAATTTCAACATTGGACAAACGACCAAATGTCTTCTCCATGCCTTTATGCCACATAGGTATAGGCTCGATGGCAAATACCTTCGATGCCATCCTTGCTGCATAATAAGAGAAAAGTCCTTCAGCGGCTCCGCAGTCGATTACAACGTCAGTTGAGCTGATTGGAGTATCTTTTGAAATGAAATGATGCCAGTTATTTGGGTTAAACACCTCATCTATAGTCTGACACAGGTCTATCCAACTGGCTTGCCTCGGATAGAAAAATGGATTATCAAACCCAACAAAATGCACTTCGATAAAATCTTGATGTTCTATACAGCTTTGAATGTATCGTGAGGCTCTCCTTTTCTTGTCTGGCTGTGTTAGCCAGCGCATTACCTCTGAAATGGGCGGGCGGTGACACTCCTTATAGAATAAACTTGCAAGGTATGGCCTGATAACTTTGAAACGGCGTGGCAGCATAATCTTATTTTGCGAACGCATTTTAATTAGAATTTTGTTTTGATTTGACATTCAAACACCCTACCTAAGCCGCGTGAGTCAAGGATGAAACAATGGAAGCAAAAATTCACCATGGACAAATCTTATAGTGATAAGGTCGGTGGTCTCAAAGCAAATTTCGATGTTTGTTGGGGGGTGAATTACCCGCTTCTGCCCGTAGCGCAGCTCCTGTTCAGCAGCAGGCGCGACGCGGGTGGGTGTTCAGCAGATCGCATTGTTCGCGTTTTTATGTTTAGCAACTGATATAGAAGAGCATCCGATCGCGAGGCCTTACAAAAATCAACCGAGCAGAAATCGGGCGCGTTCCAAAAGAATATGTGCTTCTAGGGTAAACATACACCTCATCGGACCGGATTTCCTCACTCGTCAAAAACCACGGAATTTTGTCATTATGTAGCCATCCTGATATAAATTCTATTGCATCCTTAAGCACTCCCTCGACTTGATCGCAGCGATACCAGCCCCTTCCCCAATCTTTCTTGCTGCGTTCCTCGATTTCTAAATGTGTTATTCGTATGGCGTATGCATCCAAGTGATCCCCAGTCAACGAGCGGGCTGATTGATAACTATGAACCACCTCTTCTATGCGGTCATCCCCCAGCTCGCACCAGTTGAGAATGTGTCGAACGTCATTCGCAGTGGCGAAATCCGATTTAGAAACATTACCCGGGCCAAAATTGTAGGCGATCACACCCGCCAGACAAATCGCCCCTATGCCGCTAATCACGCCCCAGACCATCACACACCCCTTAACGATCGACCAAAAACGCTTCATATTGTTCACGAAATTCCAACGTTACCCACCCTCGCCCACGCCGCCAGCAAAGCGTGCAGGTATCGCTGAATGAAGCAAGTGAGTCTTTAGGGCACCGCAGCGTTCGACTTGTAGCTCTCTCGTAAGGCAATCCCGGTGAAAATCAATTCTCTAAGGACACGCTCGCAGCGAAAAACACTCGCCCCCTCCCACACTTTCGATTATCCTCTCCCGTAAAGTCTTCTTCACCATGCCTCGCCCATCCAGCCGTCGAAGCCGATCTTCAAGATCTTCCCCATCATCGTCCGCAGCTCCTGTGACGGCTCGTTCCTACGACCATCCAAACGAGACATCCCCACTGCGCCCTGATATCGGCCTGCAAGCACAATTCAAAACAAAGAAAGAGCCGGCCACCTACCGCTACGACCGCTCGCTCGACCCGCAACTGTCCTGGGACATCCACGCCGACCGCGAACACGCCGAGCATCTGATCGCCCAAATCGCGGA
Above is a window of Candidatus Methylacidiphilales bacterium DNA encoding:
- a CDS encoding RAMP superfamily CRISPR-associated protein is translated as MPNYHKTLLIAQALDPIHVGAGGSIMGRVDLTIVRDPVTRIPKIPGSSLAGVYRTYLAMAETERNPNRTINGKPWPTYPHCAGLGFPRGDYLGHCGTPTCPVCVIFGFARGSDQSGGFAGLAAFTDAHILLFPVPTQLGPYWVTSPSALRPIYPPPTSDPQSTFPFPPDHYTILVSPNDKIKNSQLNLGWLLLPTSPYPAMPQLTQTLSSRGVPNSILDHIAIVPDDLLPHLINTNLEVRTSVSIDPETGTAEEGALYIYEAIPHTTILTWEIITKNPALFKIQSAPIQLTLPDQSPADTPDKIFRILTQAHPYLEHLGLGGMSNRGMGRLLILPPNDQTQK
- a CDS encoding FkbM family methyltransferase — its product is MLPRRFKVIRPYLASLFYKECHRPPISEVMRWLTQPDKKRRASRYIQSCIEHQDFIEVHFVGFDNPFFYPRQASWIDLCQTIDEVFNPNNWHHFISKDTPISSTDVVIDCGAAEGLFSYYAARMASKVFAIEPIPMWHKGMEKTFGRLSNVEIIKAGVGHKNAIMRMTYEEICSHVSSRGSLEIPIRTLDSLFADNKIPVTFLKADIEGFEFQMLLGAENLIRQNRPKISMTMYHDTNHFVQAREFLLDLHSDYRFRLRGIAANGHPILMQAF